A single genomic interval of Eurosta solidaginis isolate ZX-2024a chromosome 3, ASM4086904v1, whole genome shotgun sequence harbors:
- the LOC137245339 gene encoding probable cytochrome P450 4p3 isoform X2 yields the protein MLLSIFIVGLTFVVVWLYKLNRDYCVMACFAKRLKTVDGRPLEQVVPQAKPETIFANVFDCFGADNVLFNSCRISAANLQKSYVEYGLFMTFYNVITAEDAELLLNDKNLITKGIAYYFLEPFLHTGLLTSGGTKWHTRRKLLTPAFHFNILGQFEEVFKEESQKFVDHFEDIDMNSVTLNEIIPKFTLNSVCEASLGVKLDEQMNDEQYRASFKMIEEGFIARISNPFYMIDIIYNIFLAPKMEKHLKTVHEFSSNIIHRRRKLFAAELEQDENTEIMEQEFSKKKRYAMLDTLLQAERDGLIDHEGICEEVDTFMFEGFDTTSIALIFSLMNLSLYPEMQETCYEEILEHVEDDLTKLDINQLGNLKYLECFIKETLRLYPSVPGIMRKVLRDTALSNNVFMPADTEISIHIFDIQRNPKYWEDPDSFKPDRFTPENSVGRHPYAFIPFSVGQRNCIGKKFALLEMKTLLVFMLRKFKIVSLMDPKDLRFETGIILRTPNAVQIRLEKRSC from the exons ATGTTACTCAGCATATTCATCGTAGGGCTGACGTTTGTTGTTGTCTGGCTTTACAAGCTCAATCGAGATTATTGTGTTATGGCATGTTTTGCGAAACGTTTGAAGACCGTAGACGGCAGACCATTAGAGCAAGTTGTACCGCAAGCGAAACCCGAAACAATATTCGCGAATGTTTTCGATTGTTTTGGTGCTGACAATG TTCTATTTAATAGTTGTCGCATTTCTGCTGCCAATTTACAAAAAAGTTACGTTGAATATGGACTATTTATGACTTTTTACAATGTGATAACCGCCGAAGATGCAGAATTATTGCTGAACGATAAAAATCTAATTACAAAGGGTATCGCATATTATTTCCTTGAGCCATTTTTACATACGGGCTTGTTGACATCAGGGG GTACAAAATGGCATACACGCAGAAAATTACTGACACCCGCTTTCCACTTCAATATACTGGGACAATTTGAAGAGGTTTTTAA AGAGGAAAGTCAAAAATTCGTGGACCACTTTGAAGACATTGATATGAACTCAGTCACGTTGAATGAAATAATTCCTAAATTTACACTAAATAGCGTGTGTG AGGCCTCTCTCGGTGTGAAATTAGATGAGCAAATGAATGATGAACAATATCGCGCCAGTTTCAAAATGATTGAAGAAGGATTTATAGCACGTATAAGCAATCCTTTCTACATGATCGATATAATCTATAATATATTTTTAGCGCCGAAGATGGAAAAACACTTAAAAACTGTACATGAATTCTCAAGTAATATCATTCATAGGCGACGAAAATTATTCGCTGCTGAGTTGGAACAAGATGAGAATACAGAAATCATGGAACAAGA ATTTTCAAAAAAGAAACGATATGCCATGTTGGACACTCTGTTACAAGCGGAGCGTGATGGACTAATTGATCATGAGGGCATTTGTGAGGAAGTGGATACATTTATGTTTGAAGGTTTCGATACTACATCAATTGCGCTAATATTTTCTTTGATGAATTTATCGTTGTATCCCGAAATGCAAGAAACTTGCTATGAGGAGATACTCGAGCATGTTGAGG ATGACCTCACGAAGCTAGATATAAATCAACTtggtaatttaaaatatttggagTGTTTTATTAAAGAGACATTACGTCTTTATCCATCTGTCCCGGGTATAATGCGTAAGGTGTTGCGAGACACTGCCCTTTCGAATAATGTGTTTATGCCAGCGGACACAGAGATTTCCATACACATTTTTGATATTCAACGTAATCCGAAGTATTGGGAAGATCCGGATAGCTTCAAACCCGACCGTTTTACTCCCGAAAATTCTGTAGGCAGACATCCTTATGCATTTATACCCTTTAGCGTAGGTCAGCGAAACTGTATTG gTAAAAAATTTGCATTGCTGGAGATGAAAACTTTATTAGTTTTCATGTTGAGGAAATTCAAGATTGTGTCTTTAATGGATCCAAAGGATTTGAGATTTGAAACTGGTATTATTTTAAGAACACCAAATGCAGTGCAAATCAGATTGGAAAAAAGATCCTGTTAA
- the LOC137245339 gene encoding probable cytochrome P450 4p3 isoform X3: protein MLLSIFIVGLTFVVVWLYKLNRDYCVMACFAKRLKTVDGRPLEQVVPQAKPETIFANVFDCFGADNVVLFNSCRISAANLQKSYVEYGLFMTFYNVITAEDAELLLNDKNLITKGIAYYFLEPFLHTGLLTSGGTKWHTRRKLLTPAFHFNILGQFEEVFKEESQKFVDHFEDIDMNSVTLNEIIPKFTLNSVCEASLGVKLDEQMNDEQYRASFKMIEEGFIAPPKMEKHLKTVHEFSSNIIHRRRKLFAAELEQDENTEIMEQEFSKKKRYAMLDTLLQAERDGLIDHEGICEEVDTFMFEGFDTTSIALIFSLMNLSLYPEMQETCYEEILEHVEDDLTKLDINQLGNLKYLECFIKETLRLYPSVPGIMRKVLRDTALSNNVFMPADTEISIHIFDIQRNPKYWEDPDSFKPDRFTPENSVGRHPYAFIPFSVGQRNCIGKKFALLEMKTLLVFMLRKFKIVSLMDPKDLRFETGIILRTPNAVQIRLEKRSC from the exons ATGTTACTCAGCATATTCATCGTAGGGCTGACGTTTGTTGTTGTCTGGCTTTACAAGCTCAATCGAGATTATTGTGTTATGGCATGTTTTGCGAAACGTTTGAAGACCGTAGACGGCAGACCATTAGAGCAAGTTGTACCGCAAGCGAAACCCGAAACAATATTCGCGAATGTTTTCGATTGTTTTGGTGCTGACAATG taGTTCTATTTAATAGTTGTCGCATTTCTGCTGCCAATTTACAAAAAAGTTACGTTGAATATGGACTATTTATGACTTTTTACAATGTGATAACCGCCGAAGATGCAGAATTATTGCTGAACGATAAAAATCTAATTACAAAGGGTATCGCATATTATTTCCTTGAGCCATTTTTACATACGGGCTTGTTGACATCAGGGG GTACAAAATGGCATACACGCAGAAAATTACTGACACCCGCTTTCCACTTCAATATACTGGGACAATTTGAAGAGGTTTTTAA AGAGGAAAGTCAAAAATTCGTGGACCACTTTGAAGACATTGATATGAACTCAGTCACGTTGAATGAAATAATTCCTAAATTTACACTAAATAGCGTGTGTG AGGCCTCTCTCGGTGTGAAATTAGATGAGCAAATGAATGATGAACAATATCGCGCCAGTTTCAAAATGATTGAAGAAGGATTTATAGCAC CGCCGAAGATGGAAAAACACTTAAAAACTGTACATGAATTCTCAAGTAATATCATTCATAGGCGACGAAAATTATTCGCTGCTGAGTTGGAACAAGATGAGAATACAGAAATCATGGAACAAGA ATTTTCAAAAAAGAAACGATATGCCATGTTGGACACTCTGTTACAAGCGGAGCGTGATGGACTAATTGATCATGAGGGCATTTGTGAGGAAGTGGATACATTTATGTTTGAAGGTTTCGATACTACATCAATTGCGCTAATATTTTCTTTGATGAATTTATCGTTGTATCCCGAAATGCAAGAAACTTGCTATGAGGAGATACTCGAGCATGTTGAGG ATGACCTCACGAAGCTAGATATAAATCAACTtggtaatttaaaatatttggagTGTTTTATTAAAGAGACATTACGTCTTTATCCATCTGTCCCGGGTATAATGCGTAAGGTGTTGCGAGACACTGCCCTTTCGAATAATGTGTTTATGCCAGCGGACACAGAGATTTCCATACACATTTTTGATATTCAACGTAATCCGAAGTATTGGGAAGATCCGGATAGCTTCAAACCCGACCGTTTTACTCCCGAAAATTCTGTAGGCAGACATCCTTATGCATTTATACCCTTTAGCGTAGGTCAGCGAAACTGTATTG gTAAAAAATTTGCATTGCTGGAGATGAAAACTTTATTAGTTTTCATGTTGAGGAAATTCAAGATTGTGTCTTTAATGGATCCAAAGGATTTGAGATTTGAAACTGGTATTATTTTAAGAACACCAAATGCAGTGCAAATCAGATTGGAAAAAAGATCCTGTTAA
- the LOC137245339 gene encoding probable cytochrome P450 4p3 isoform X1, translated as MLLSIFIVGLTFVVVWLYKLNRDYCVMACFAKRLKTVDGRPLEQVVPQAKPETIFANVFDCFGADNVVLFNSCRISAANLQKSYVEYGLFMTFYNVITAEDAELLLNDKNLITKGIAYYFLEPFLHTGLLTSGGTKWHTRRKLLTPAFHFNILGQFEEVFKEESQKFVDHFEDIDMNSVTLNEIIPKFTLNSVCEASLGVKLDEQMNDEQYRASFKMIEEGFIARISNPFYMIDIIYNIFLAPKMEKHLKTVHEFSSNIIHRRRKLFAAELEQDENTEIMEQEFSKKKRYAMLDTLLQAERDGLIDHEGICEEVDTFMFEGFDTTSIALIFSLMNLSLYPEMQETCYEEILEHVEDDLTKLDINQLGNLKYLECFIKETLRLYPSVPGIMRKVLRDTALSNNVFMPADTEISIHIFDIQRNPKYWEDPDSFKPDRFTPENSVGRHPYAFIPFSVGQRNCIGKKFALLEMKTLLVFMLRKFKIVSLMDPKDLRFETGIILRTPNAVQIRLEKRSC; from the exons ATGTTACTCAGCATATTCATCGTAGGGCTGACGTTTGTTGTTGTCTGGCTTTACAAGCTCAATCGAGATTATTGTGTTATGGCATGTTTTGCGAAACGTTTGAAGACCGTAGACGGCAGACCATTAGAGCAAGTTGTACCGCAAGCGAAACCCGAAACAATATTCGCGAATGTTTTCGATTGTTTTGGTGCTGACAATG taGTTCTATTTAATAGTTGTCGCATTTCTGCTGCCAATTTACAAAAAAGTTACGTTGAATATGGACTATTTATGACTTTTTACAATGTGATAACCGCCGAAGATGCAGAATTATTGCTGAACGATAAAAATCTAATTACAAAGGGTATCGCATATTATTTCCTTGAGCCATTTTTACATACGGGCTTGTTGACATCAGGGG GTACAAAATGGCATACACGCAGAAAATTACTGACACCCGCTTTCCACTTCAATATACTGGGACAATTTGAAGAGGTTTTTAA AGAGGAAAGTCAAAAATTCGTGGACCACTTTGAAGACATTGATATGAACTCAGTCACGTTGAATGAAATAATTCCTAAATTTACACTAAATAGCGTGTGTG AGGCCTCTCTCGGTGTGAAATTAGATGAGCAAATGAATGATGAACAATATCGCGCCAGTTTCAAAATGATTGAAGAAGGATTTATAGCACGTATAAGCAATCCTTTCTACATGATCGATATAATCTATAATATATTTTTAGCGCCGAAGATGGAAAAACACTTAAAAACTGTACATGAATTCTCAAGTAATATCATTCATAGGCGACGAAAATTATTCGCTGCTGAGTTGGAACAAGATGAGAATACAGAAATCATGGAACAAGA ATTTTCAAAAAAGAAACGATATGCCATGTTGGACACTCTGTTACAAGCGGAGCGTGATGGACTAATTGATCATGAGGGCATTTGTGAGGAAGTGGATACATTTATGTTTGAAGGTTTCGATACTACATCAATTGCGCTAATATTTTCTTTGATGAATTTATCGTTGTATCCCGAAATGCAAGAAACTTGCTATGAGGAGATACTCGAGCATGTTGAGG ATGACCTCACGAAGCTAGATATAAATCAACTtggtaatttaaaatatttggagTGTTTTATTAAAGAGACATTACGTCTTTATCCATCTGTCCCGGGTATAATGCGTAAGGTGTTGCGAGACACTGCCCTTTCGAATAATGTGTTTATGCCAGCGGACACAGAGATTTCCATACACATTTTTGATATTCAACGTAATCCGAAGTATTGGGAAGATCCGGATAGCTTCAAACCCGACCGTTTTACTCCCGAAAATTCTGTAGGCAGACATCCTTATGCATTTATACCCTTTAGCGTAGGTCAGCGAAACTGTATTG gTAAAAAATTTGCATTGCTGGAGATGAAAACTTTATTAGTTTTCATGTTGAGGAAATTCAAGATTGTGTCTTTAATGGATCCAAAGGATTTGAGATTTGAAACTGGTATTATTTTAAGAACACCAAATGCAGTGCAAATCAGATTGGAAAAAAGATCCTGTTAA
- the LOC137245339 gene encoding probable cytochrome P450 4p3 isoform X4 translates to MLLSIFIVGLTFVVVWLYKLNRDYCVMACFAKRLKTVDGRPLEQVVPQAKPETIFANVFDCFGADNVVLFNSCRISAANLQKSYVEYGLFMTFYNVITAEDAELLLNDKNLITKGIAYYFLEPFLHTGLLTSGGTKWHTRRKLLTPAFHFNILGQFEEVFKEESQKFVDHFEDIDMNSVTLNEIIPKFTLNSVCAPKMEKHLKTVHEFSSNIIHRRRKLFAAELEQDENTEIMEQEFSKKKRYAMLDTLLQAERDGLIDHEGICEEVDTFMFEGFDTTSIALIFSLMNLSLYPEMQETCYEEILEHVEDDLTKLDINQLGNLKYLECFIKETLRLYPSVPGIMRKVLRDTALSNNVFMPADTEISIHIFDIQRNPKYWEDPDSFKPDRFTPENSVGRHPYAFIPFSVGQRNCIGKKFALLEMKTLLVFMLRKFKIVSLMDPKDLRFETGIILRTPNAVQIRLEKRSC, encoded by the exons ATGTTACTCAGCATATTCATCGTAGGGCTGACGTTTGTTGTTGTCTGGCTTTACAAGCTCAATCGAGATTATTGTGTTATGGCATGTTTTGCGAAACGTTTGAAGACCGTAGACGGCAGACCATTAGAGCAAGTTGTACCGCAAGCGAAACCCGAAACAATATTCGCGAATGTTTTCGATTGTTTTGGTGCTGACAATG taGTTCTATTTAATAGTTGTCGCATTTCTGCTGCCAATTTACAAAAAAGTTACGTTGAATATGGACTATTTATGACTTTTTACAATGTGATAACCGCCGAAGATGCAGAATTATTGCTGAACGATAAAAATCTAATTACAAAGGGTATCGCATATTATTTCCTTGAGCCATTTTTACATACGGGCTTGTTGACATCAGGGG GTACAAAATGGCATACACGCAGAAAATTACTGACACCCGCTTTCCACTTCAATATACTGGGACAATTTGAAGAGGTTTTTAA AGAGGAAAGTCAAAAATTCGTGGACCACTTTGAAGACATTGATATGAACTCAGTCACGTTGAATGAAATAATTCCTAAATTTACACTAAATAGCGTGTGTG CGCCGAAGATGGAAAAACACTTAAAAACTGTACATGAATTCTCAAGTAATATCATTCATAGGCGACGAAAATTATTCGCTGCTGAGTTGGAACAAGATGAGAATACAGAAATCATGGAACAAGA ATTTTCAAAAAAGAAACGATATGCCATGTTGGACACTCTGTTACAAGCGGAGCGTGATGGACTAATTGATCATGAGGGCATTTGTGAGGAAGTGGATACATTTATGTTTGAAGGTTTCGATACTACATCAATTGCGCTAATATTTTCTTTGATGAATTTATCGTTGTATCCCGAAATGCAAGAAACTTGCTATGAGGAGATACTCGAGCATGTTGAGG ATGACCTCACGAAGCTAGATATAAATCAACTtggtaatttaaaatatttggagTGTTTTATTAAAGAGACATTACGTCTTTATCCATCTGTCCCGGGTATAATGCGTAAGGTGTTGCGAGACACTGCCCTTTCGAATAATGTGTTTATGCCAGCGGACACAGAGATTTCCATACACATTTTTGATATTCAACGTAATCCGAAGTATTGGGAAGATCCGGATAGCTTCAAACCCGACCGTTTTACTCCCGAAAATTCTGTAGGCAGACATCCTTATGCATTTATACCCTTTAGCGTAGGTCAGCGAAACTGTATTG gTAAAAAATTTGCATTGCTGGAGATGAAAACTTTATTAGTTTTCATGTTGAGGAAATTCAAGATTGTGTCTTTAATGGATCCAAAGGATTTGAGATTTGAAACTGGTATTATTTTAAGAACACCAAATGCAGTGCAAATCAGATTGGAAAAAAGATCCTGTTAA